One region of Oryza glaberrima chromosome 7, OglaRS2, whole genome shotgun sequence genomic DNA includes:
- the LOC127780102 gene encoding uncharacterized protein LOC127780102 encodes MASQAIQSHRAGAEIVNGDAICRKKSIELLEELGLPKGLLPLEDIEEFGYNRDTGFMWLLQRKKIEHTFKKIKQTVSYAGEVTAFVEKGKLKKIAGVKTKELMLWLSVVEVYVTDASPEKVTFKTGTGLSDTFDATAFALGE; translated from the coding sequence ATGGCGTCTCAGGCCATCCAGAGCCACCGCGCCGGTGCAGAGATCGTCAATGGAGATGCCATCTGCAGGAAGAAGTCCATTGAGCTGCTGGAAGAACTTGGCCTCCCCAAGGGCCTCCTGCCATTGGAGGACATCGAGGAGTTCGGCTACAACCGGGACACTGGATTCATGTGGCTGCTgcagaggaagaagatcgaGCACACCTTCAAGAAGATCAAGCAGACCGTCTCCTACGCCGGCGAGGTCACGGCGTTCGTCGAGAAGGGGAAGCTGAAGAAGATCGCCGGCGTGAAGACCAAGGAGCTGATGCTCTGGCTCAGCGTCGTCGAGGTCTACGTCACCGATGCCTCGCCGGAGAAGGTCACCTTCAAGACGGGAACCGGGCTGTCTGATACCTTCGACGCCACTGCATTTGCTCTTGGGGAGTAG
- the LOC127780706 gene encoding uncharacterized protein LOC127780706, with amino-acid sequence MASQIESHRAGAEIVNGDDICRKMSIELLGELGLPMGLLPLEDIEEFGYNRDTGFIWMVQRKKKIEHVFKKIKQNVSYAGEVTAFVEKGKLKKITGVKTKELMLWLSIVEVYAAEASPEKVTFKSGAGICKTFDAAAFALGE; translated from the coding sequence ATGGCGTCACAGATCGAgagccaccgcgccggcgcggAGATCGTCAACGGCGATGATATCTGCAGGAAGATGTCCATCGAGCTTCTGGGAGAGCTCGGCCTCCCCATGGGGCTCCTGCCATTGGAGGACATCGAGGAGTTCGGCTACAACCGGGACACCGGGTTCATCTGGATGgtgcagaggaagaagaagatcgaGCACGTCTTCAAGAAGATCAAGCAGAACGTGTCGTACGCCGGTGAGGTCACGGCGTTCGTCGAGAAGGGGAAGCTGAAGAAGATCACTGGCGTGAAGACCAAGGAGCTGATGCTCTGGCTCAGCATCGTCGAGGTGTACGCCGCCGAGGCGTCGCCGGAGAAGGTCACCTTCAAGAGTGGCGCCGGAATCTGCAAGACCTTTGACGCTGCTGCGTTTGCACTTGGGGAGTAA
- the LOC127778941 gene encoding uncharacterized protein LOC127778941, with protein sequence MASQIGSHRSGAEIVNGDAICRKKSIELLEELGLPKGLLPLEDIEEFGYNRGTGFMWLVQKKKKIEHTFKKIKQTVSYANEVTAFTEKGKLKKITGVKTKELLLWLSVVEVYVTDASPDKVTFKTGTGLSDTFDAAAFALGE encoded by the coding sequence ATGGCATCACAAATCGGGAGCCACCGCTCTGGTGCGGAGATCGTCAATGGAGATGCCATCTGCAGGAAGAAGTCCATTGAGCTGCTGGAAGAGCTGGGCCTCCCCAAGGGCCTCCTGCCATTGGAGGACATCGAGGAGTTCGGGTACAACAGGGGGACTGGGTTCATGTGGTtggtgcagaagaagaagaaaattgagCACACGTTCAAGAAGATCAAGCAGACCGTCTCCTATGCCAACGAGGTCACGGCATTCACTGAGAAAGGGAAGCTGAAGAAGATCACCGGCGTGAAGACCAAGGAGCTGCTGCTCTGGCTCAGCGTTGTCGAGGTTTACGTCACCGATGCCTCGCCGGATAAGGTCACCTTCAAGACAGGAACCGGGCTCTCTGATACCTTCGATGCTGCCGCTTTTGCTCTTGGTGAGTAA